The following proteins are co-located in the Verrucomicrobiia bacterium genome:
- a CDS encoding TRAP transporter small permease, protein MTVWRERVQRGFEGMLALLMAVLVLDVLWQVISRYGLGRPSAWTDELATLLTIWVAAVGASVGFARGAHLGVDVLVARMPERARLWVDGLVHLLVAVFALGVLGWGGWALVSLTLLTDQVSPALGVKMGHVYLALPLSGLAIAGFALEGGWTRWRRTRRGAGAGEAAR, encoded by the coding sequence ATGACGGTTTGGCGGGAACGGGTACAACGGGGGTTTGAGGGGATGCTGGCGCTGTTGATGGCGGTGCTGGTGCTGGATGTGTTGTGGCAGGTGATTTCGCGGTACGGGCTGGGCCGACCGAGCGCGTGGACGGATGAATTGGCGACGCTGCTGACCATCTGGGTGGCAGCCGTCGGGGCGAGCGTGGGGTTTGCGAGGGGGGCGCATCTTGGGGTGGATGTGCTGGTGGCGCGGATGCCGGAGCGGGCGCGGCTCTGGGTGGACGGGTTGGTGCACCTGCTGGTGGCGGTATTCGCATTGGGGGTGCTGGGTTGGGGCGGATGGGCGCTGGTATCGTTGACGCTGCTGACGGACCAGGTCTCGCCGGCCCTCGGGGTGAAAATGGGGCACGTGTATCTCGCGCTGCCACTGAGCGGGCTGGCGATCGCGGGGTTTGCGCTGGAGGGGGGATGGACGCGATGGCGACGGACACGGCGCGGGGCCGGCGCGGGGGAGGCGGCACGATGA
- a CDS encoding TRAP transporter substrate-binding protein codes for MGCREAGEGKVLRLAHVLDTRHPVHAGMEHMGEAVERLSEGRLRVRIYAGGQLGSERELLELVQLGALDMVKTSASPMEGFVPGMEVFSIPYVFRDEGHLWRVLEGRVGRALLDLGVDKRLKGLCYYDAGSRSFYTRGRPVMRPEDLRGLKIRVQNSRAAIRMVEAMGGAATPLAFGELYTALDQGVVDGAENNPPSFLTSRHYEVCRYYALDEHTSVPDLLMVGTPTWERLDGREREWLEAAAEVSMRFQRELWAGRTREDLETLAGAGVEILHPDKVRFQEAVRGLQASYRGTAAGPWMEAILEQG; via the coding sequence ATGGGATGTCGGGAGGCTGGGGAAGGGAAGGTGTTGCGGTTGGCGCATGTGTTGGACACGAGGCATCCGGTGCATGCGGGGATGGAGCACATGGGCGAGGCGGTGGAGCGGCTTTCGGAGGGGCGTCTGCGGGTGCGGATTTACGCGGGGGGCCAGCTTGGATCGGAGCGTGAATTGCTGGAGTTGGTGCAGTTGGGGGCGCTGGACATGGTCAAGACCTCGGCATCGCCGATGGAGGGGTTCGTGCCTGGGATGGAAGTGTTCAGCATTCCGTATGTGTTTCGGGATGAGGGGCATTTGTGGCGGGTGCTGGAGGGTCGGGTGGGGCGGGCGTTGCTGGATCTGGGGGTGGACAAGCGGCTGAAGGGATTGTGTTACTACGACGCGGGGAGCCGGAGTTTCTACACCCGGGGGCGGCCGGTGATGCGGCCCGAGGATCTGAGGGGATTGAAGATCCGGGTGCAGAACAGCCGGGCGGCGATCCGGATGGTGGAGGCGATGGGTGGGGCGGCGACGCCGCTGGCGTTCGGGGAGCTGTACACGGCGCTGGACCAGGGGGTGGTGGACGGGGCGGAGAACAACCCGCCGAGCTTCCTGACCTCGCGGCATTACGAGGTGTGCCGGTATTACGCCCTGGACGAGCACACCAGCGTTCCGGATCTGCTGATGGTGGGGACGCCGACCTGGGAGCGGCTGGACGGGCGGGAGCGGGAATGGCTTGAGGCGGCGGCCGAGGTGTCGATGCGGTTTCAGCGGGAATTGTGGGCGGGCCGGACCCGGGAGGATCTGGAGACATTGGCCGGGGCAGGGGTGGAGATTCTGCATCCGGACAAGGTCAGGTTTCAGGAGGCGGTGCGCGGGTTGCAGGCGTCGTACCGGGGAACGGCGGCAGGGCCATGGATGGAGGCGATCCTGGAGCAGGGGTAG